In the Betaproteobacteria bacterium genome, AACTCGATCTCGCGCTGGAACGCTATGTGGATGTGCCGCAGGAAAAAGTATGGGCGGCCTGGACGCGGCCCGAACAGCTCAAACAATGGTTCGTACCCGCGCCTTGGACCATTTCCGAGTGTGACGTCGATTTGCGGCCCGGCGGTATTTTCCGCTCGGTGATGAAGTCGCCCGAAGGTCAGGCCTTCGCGAATCTGGGCTGCTATCTGGAAGTCACCGAAAACCAACGGCTCATTTGGACTGATTTGATGGGGCCAGGGTATCGCCCGCTGGACAAATCGATTGCAGACGAAGGCTGTTGCGGATTCATGACGGCGATCGTCACGCTCGAAGCCGTAGGGAAGGGCACCAAGTACACGGCGACATGCCTGCATCGAAGCGAAGAGAGCCGCAAAAAACACGAGGACATGGGCTTCCAGGATGGCTGGGGCAAATGCCTCGAGCAGATGGTGGCGCTCATTCAATCAGGACGCGTTTGAGATCGCCATATAAGCCTCTGCCTCTGTCGGGGCGGAGCGGATGTCTCGACGATGCGAACTAGTCCTGCAACGGAACGGCAGGTCGGTCAGTTGCAAACAAGCCACCTACCGTGGTGGCGCTTCGACTGTGGCGCTTCGGCGGAGCGCCGAACATTCGTCCGTACTCACGCGTGAACTGAGAAACACTTTCGTACCCGACCTCGAAGGCGGCAGTACTCGCATTGACGCTCTCGTACAGCATGAGACGCCTTGCTTCAATCAGCCGAAGCCGTTTCTGATACTGGCCCGGTGTGAGCGATGTGAGC is a window encoding:
- a CDS encoding polyketide cyclase; translated protein: MSRLIEIRPDPKLDLALERYVDVPQEKVWAAWTRPEQLKQWFVPAPWTISECDVDLRPGGIFRSVMKSPEGQAFANLGCYLEVTENQRLIWTDLMGPGYRPLDKSIADEGCCGFMTAIVTLEAVGKGTKYTATCLHRSEESRKKHEDMGFQDGWGKCLEQMVALIQSGRV